The sequence ACTGtattgaggccttgtgaaggaggctagtgaTGACGATTGAAATACTAATCTGGGTGGTCTCGAGGCTTAATTTGTTGTTATTcatagtaaaaccagtaggttttacatagaaTTGTTATAACATTCAAGAGTTCACTTTATTTCTGCTGTCACTGGTGCATTGAATATCTGCAGATGGAGGAAATTATGGAAAGTTCACAACACTATTAAAACTTCAATACTTCAATACTTACGTAGACACTTCTGCCTCCTGCACCACGGCCACGACCACGACCACGGCCCCTGCCTCTACCTCGCTGTGGACTGGGAGCAGGAGGCACGTAGTCTTCATCACTAGAAGAACTAGATTCGTATGAATCTGTCTCCATTGGGTCAGTGTCAGTTaaagtgaaagtgaaagtGAGATGGAGTACTTTAATACTGGGAGGAGAGCGGCCTTGGGATTGGAGAAGGAGTGACTGGAACAGGGGTCCGGGCTGGACGCTGAGGTGTTTGTTCAGGATCAGGAGTTGCCATTCTGTATCACAGTTATACAAACTGGTAACCACAAAAAAATCACTTACCATATACGTATTAAGCTTTGTTTAGATGACATTGGGAACTGCTTTATATAGTGCTCGCGAATTTTCCCCATTCAACATACAAACTTCAAAGGTTGTCAACGCAAATATCAGATCTTACCTTTTCCCATGTTCACATACGTgcgtacgcacacacacatgtacacatgtatacaggtgGTCTACATAAATATTGAATGACTACTCACCTTCGAAGTACTCTATCAAGATGGCTATAATACAAATATTCCTATATTCCTATAGTACAGACGGTGGGTCGAACTCCATGGACGTTACTCTTTCACTAGCTTGCGTCACACTTTGTCACTTATAATTAAATTTAAATACTACtgtaatttgcaatgtgaaaaattgctaggattggcccaAGGGAAACCTTTAAAatgcgtggaaacaagaaattcggcgagtgcataactctaatccgttacaacgtcatgaacatgtgcTGATAACTTGTATCATAATAAAAATAGCATCACAATAGTGCAGTGACAGATTAACAATCTTTCTATTATAGGATCATTAATTCTGGTTGTGGACAGTCTATGGCTATCGCATATAGTTTGTTAATTGTATAGGGTAAATGATTGTCTATACACTgacagtatacacatgcactatcACAGTGTGTCCCTTTTAGCTCTTTGTTGAAAAGTATAGCCCAGTAGCTAGTAGCCTGTCTAATCATTATCATGCATTGTCTGGATTGTCTGGACTGTCTTTGCTCTCTCTTTCTGTCTTTCTTCTAGATCTTTGTCTTTATTTGGCTCTTTATATTATTTGGCTCTTTATACTTGGCACTGTCTTAGTATAGCCCAGTAGCTAGTAGCCCTGAGGCTATTGTTCTGATCATTATCATACTTCATGCATCAATCAGTACTGCATCAATGAATGGtctggactggactggactgtCTTTGCTCTTTCTCTCTAGATCTTTGGTTTTTTACTTTGCACTGTCTTTGCTGTAAAGGGGGTATCACAAAACTAAAACACATACCTTGTATCACAAAGTTTCAATATGATAATGTAATACTATGTAATCACCCTATATACATACTGTTATTGAGTTTGGGTTGTACCCACTGGCTTTGCTTAGCCCTGCATCAAAGTAGATTTTGACTAAAACATCCTGGAAATTTTTGAGAATAGGCATATAACCATGACAGATCACTTCCATACTCGGTCTTGAGTGACTGCAGACGTTCATACGTTGCCTGGTCCCCCTCTAATAGGACTACTTTGTGGTTTCCCCTTCATACGAGTTAGGTCATTGATGACACTTAGACACTTAGCAAGGTTTCATGTCTAGAATATTGTAATAGATGACATTAGTTTGAGAGACTACAATTGACTTCATCTCTGTTTTGTTTTCCTAGCCAGCTTCTTTTCCTAGCCAGCATCTCTTTAAACTTGCTCTCGTTTCACATTGTCCCAATTTAAAATCAGCCATATTAAGTTTGGCGTTTGATTCTACACTAGAGCAGTGACGTGTCGGGTTAGAATTACTCCTGTTCTGCTTCTCCGTTTTTTGGGAGAGTAAAGCCTTTTGTTTGTATCAAATGAATGCTGTTACTTAATTCCACTCCATTCACTGTAGATGTAGTAGTATCTTTGTTAAGGAGTTGAGGTTGAGCAATCTGCACCGTCCAGCTGCTCTCGGGCATAGTGATACACATGATACACATAATCTATGTTGTCAGCTGACGCAATCATAAAACTGTTACTTGGGTAGTGAGTCAGGATTCCTTCCTTAACACGTTTCTGGATACGATATTGCATATATCGAAGAGCTTGAACAAATTCCTAGTCTATTCAGCAGTTTTATAAGCCTTTTTGACCCTCCACATGCATTTGCTATTAGTGTGTGTAACTTAGTGTGTGTAACGGAAATTAGCACTGGCGGTAAACAGcattacacatacacatgcattacacatacacaaaatCATCTTCGAATGTTCCGTTTGCTTGAAGCATTGTTGGTAGCTTTGTTCGAAATGGGCCTTTTTAGCAAACAAATTGCTTTCCAAATGTCAGGATGAATTTTACTTACGAAGTATTCTATGTTTACACACTCTATGTTGTGTGGTGATAGTTTATAGTGGAATGAATAGTGGAATGAAATTTTTTATTCAGATCTAGACATACTACTGAAAGGTTATCTTTGAATTCTGGATTCCTAGTCCTAGCCTCCCCTAGGGAAACGGTAAGTGCGTAAAACAAATCACCTCCATATCGATATAGAACAGTCCCTGTTCTTTTCACTGAGCACCTGTAAGCCATATGATGCAGATGATAGCTGGCTTCTGAGCCATCCTGGGCTTCTACTGTTATAATCTTGTTTGTGtcagtgtactgtatgaaCTGAAACAAAAGAGCAGTTTGTTTACTGCTTCTCCTACATGAATTGCAACTATAGTTGATACATAGGCAACTGCTTTTTCAAATGTTTTATTAGCAATGGTAATTCGGTAATTTAGCTTTCAGTCCATTCAAGAGGTCCTCGTCAATACTTTGAACTGAGCCAATTAAGTGTGACTTGACTTATAACACGTAACTTATAACACGTAACACACTCTGTCTGAAGGGGAAAGCTTATCACTTAATCTACTTCAGGAATGAATCGGCTTTTAGTTGAATCTAAAATAAGTAATCTATTATGCATATGATTGACTTATGTAGCGTCTACAAACCTCGCTGGATTGGTGTGATGATTTCGCTCTGGCTCTGGATGCGGCTCATTTCAATCTATAGTTAGCTGATAAACTTTTGTAACATGTCATACATATCTAAACAAACCTCTGTGGTGTTAATTTGTTCACCACTTGTTGCCATTATGACCACATGGAGATTTTGGTGGGTAAATTTGGGTAAATTTAGCATGCTCTAACTTTTTGTTTTTAACAACCAGGTTTTTTTTGCAATAATATCTTTGATTTTTTGTCTCTGCCCTGTGCAAATTTTGTGGCATGCCCGTATTGGGAACATGCCCGTATTGGGTGCCCGTATTGGGAAACGCGATTTTGAAGACATCTGAGGTACAAAATTGTGCAGTATGTACAAAAACGGGGCTAGAGGCAAGCAGCTAGCAAAACTAGATACTTTGTAAGTACCTGGAAGACTGAAAAGCAGATCATACCTTTCGCAGCAAGAAAGATAAACATAAACAAGCTAGAAGATAGCTCAGAAACCTATAACCGCAAAATAAAAAGAAACAGAAAGTACTTCCTgctaaaaaaaataaaaaatataaAACGGTCACTGGCCATCCGACTGAAGATGGAGCCAAATTACTCTCCAACGAAGGTCCAATGAGTATAGAATCGGCATCTTACTTTTTGAATTTCGCGAGTTTATTAGCAGGCAGGGCTGAGCTCTATAGTCAACCAAGCTCTATAGTCAACCAACCTGAAAACCTATTGATAATACATACTAATACATATACTAACCCTTTCCCTGCTTTAGTAATTTAAAAATTTATAACTCATGATGAAAACACAAAGTTCCACAGGTAGAACCGGTGTCATaggaatgaatgactccccTAAATAATGACTCCCGGTCACTCCTACCTAGGCACCAGTGACTCCCGGTCACTCACGCCTAGGAATAAATGACTCCCCCGGTCACTGACTCCTAGTCACGAATGACTCCCCCCTGGAAAAAATGACTCCCCCGAAATTTATATATGAACACTGATCCATAGAGCTAAAGAGACTTCAGGGGCTATACTAAGTACATGCATCCTCAAAACCTGTCACAGTGTGACTATACAATCAAGCTCAAGACTGTTATcaggactgcatgcatgctatctgTGAGAGACCTGtttaatacatagtatgactataattacagcTGTTCCTTATATACTGTAAACTGGTTCAGTTTAGCTATTAGTACCTATAGTACTtatactacattgtacactctGTTCACATTTTCACACGTCTCACGGTCACTGTAAAGCAAAACTTATAATAcaacaacatccatcaaaataacaaatagatctacagtgcatgaaaaacaaacaaaacaacagtgcaaattaacagtgtataaacaaaaacagctagtggaagataacgaaatgctaaaaaaattctatctagatctacaagtaGGACAAAACCAATCTCCAAGTGGAGATACTTTAATACGaacacatttataatgataccacacagtacatgtgtcGCACTGGACCATTTCATCATAACAGTCAGGGCGgagacaagggcagtataTCGTAATTACTATGCTGGAAAATCTTTCTGGTCTCTTGCGGCTACTAACATCTTTTGACTTTGGAAATCTTCTGAGTTTCTCATTTTCAAAGCAACGCACAAGATGTGGCCTCATTTTGTCTTCATTTAGGGTGATGGTATCCAGATTGTCTCCTTGCAATGCGTGGTATGCAGCGGCAATTGCAAACAAACCACAGTTGTTACTGCCActgctctgctgttgaatggaGGCCACAGATAGTAACAGCCCATTGTGCGCTATTAAAGGCTTATACATCTGTGCGATTTGCAGCTCAGCACTTGGCTCCAGGTCTTTCCCATATTGGAAGCAGCTATCAAAGAGGAAAAGTTCCCCCTTGATGAGTGCTGTCGCAATCCAGTGATGCCTCTCTGTTACAAAGAATATCTGCACGGCTGTATAGGATatatatgatataattattatacggtGCGGCCAAGGATGAggatgaggtataattataccaatactataataatactactaTTAATTTAAGTAGAAATTATACCTGTGGCTTCACTACTAGTGACTGCAGGAAAGGACATCTTCTGAACCAGAAGAGTAGAATAACAGCCTTCAATATTTGGAAATTGCATTCGCATCAGTTTGTGCGCAGCATACATATGACGGTCAGAAAGCATCCCGCTCTCAGCAAGAACTACATCCTTGTCTCCCGTCCTCAGGTCCAAATCCTTCACCCagtaacttgaattctgtcgaatgtgcacacaataattataatgaacggtttatagtgtgcatgcacataattattaataataattgtaattaacGATAGCTCCTGTTAACaagtatataactatatacctTTCTTGTTACAGATTGAGTAGTCCTTTGCTTCTTCAAAGGTGGCTCCATAGAGGATGCAGTCTTAACCTGAGAGAAGGGGGCGTCTCGCTTGCGAGAGGAGTGAgcatctggcttgtgagaggaggggacgtctggcttgtgagaggagggagcggctggcttgtgagaggaggggacgtctggcttgtgagaggagggagcggctggcttgtgagaggaggggacgtctggcttgtgagaggaggggacgtctggcttgtgagaggagggagcggctggcttgtgagaggaggggacgtctggcttgtgagaggagggagcggctggcttgtgagaggaggggacgtctggcttgtgagaggagggagcggctggcttgtgagaggagggggcgtctggcttgtgagaagAGGGAAAATCACAATTTTTTTCCCACAGCTTCTAAAAatggagtgtataattataaagaaacatGAAACATTAAATTAATATCGTAAAGAGAAAtgtaatgtaattataattagcttcAAAATCTAGAGACACATGCATTATACCTTGCTTGGGTCTTTCATAGGAGTACTCGTCAAAGAAGGGTTAAACTGATCGAGAGATTCATCGTGATGGTTGTCTGATAATTCGGAAGGATCCGAGAGAGAACTATGTTGATCAAAGATAGGTTTTTCGGAGTCTGAGCCATGGTAATGCTTTAACCGCTGTTGGTTAACAGCCTTTTTTAAGGTCTTTCCAGTCTTAGGGTTGGCAATCTTAAAGACTCCCTTGTCCAAGCACTCCACCACCGTGTATGGGCCTAACCACCGAGGCTTCAGCTTGTCTCCCTTCTTACATTCCCTGGCTGAATTCCTCAGCCAGACCAAAGTCCCAGTCTTaaacacctatataattagaAAAATGACATGGCTATGACATTAAACGAGTAATGAAAATAGCCATGCTACGCTCATACAATGATATAGCCTGCTCACCCTCTTGTCTGCATGCTTCCGATCATAGTACATCTTGTCCTTTTCTTGGGCATTGTCAATGTTCTTCTTGGCTTTGCTGTGGATATCATCCTTTAACTTTGTAACAGCTCGAGCATGGGTCATAATGGCACTAATGTcccagctctgctcaagttcACCCTCGCTGCCTAACTCCAGTTGAATAGGGAGTACAGGTTTCCTGCATGTGGAATGTTATAacaataatgcatgcatgccagattatcatgtaattattataataattataattatgaacaactCACCGACAGAACATCAACTCGAAAGGTGAATACTTCGTTGCCTTTTGCTTACTCGTCCTATAAGCAAAGAGAATAGCGGGCAAGTGGTAGTCCCAGTCGGTCTGTGAGTCATTCACATATTTGAGTAGTGCTGTTTGAAGTGTTTGATTGAAACGTTCAGTTAGCCCGTTGGTTTGTGGGTGGTAAGCTGAAGTGACCCTGTGC comes from Halichondria panicea chromosome 7, odHalPani1.1, whole genome shotgun sequence and encodes:
- the LOC135339079 gene encoding uncharacterized protein LOC135339079 isoform X1; its protein translation is MENLQEIENYLRKGEYPPTINSKTEKANFRRKCRQNFKFENGSLYYKKHTKAADAADWRICVRSNEEKSRILEDCHAGTAGGHFGRDRTIDKICSRFYWKSMVEEIREYVKNCSQCQRMNPAFVKTNAKLHPISVQPKVWHQVGIDLIGPLPITPNGSKYVVTLVDYFSKWAEAAPLPDKTAFGVAMFLYNLFCRFGFCEVLISDQGREFVNQVNTELFRFTGTEHRVTSAYHPQTNGLTERFNQTLQTALLKYVNDSQTDWDYHLPAILFAYRTSKQKATKYSPFELMFCRKPVLPIQLELGSEGELEQSWDISAIMTHARAVTKLKDDIHSKAKKNIDNAQEKDKMYYDRKHADKRVFKTGTLVWLRNSARECKKGDKLKPRWLGPYTVVECLDKGVFKIANPKTGKTLKKAVNQQRLKHYHGSDSEKPIFDQHSSLSDPSELSDNHHDESLDQFNPSLTSTPMKDPSKKLWEKNCDFPSSHKPDAPSSHKPAAPSSHKPDVPSSHKPAAPSSHKPDVPSSHKPAAPSSHKPDVPSSHKPDVPSSHKPAAPSSHKPDVPSSHKPAAPSSHKPDVPSSHKPDAHSSRKRDAPFSQVKTASSMEPPLKKQRTTQSVTRKNSSYWVKDLDLRTGDKDVVLAESGMLSDRHMYAAHKLMRMQFPNIEGCYSTLLVQKMSFPAVTSSEATAVQIFFVTERHHWIATALIKGELFLFDSCFQYGKDLEPSAELQIAQMYKPLIAHNGLLLSVASIQQQSSGSNNCGLFAIAAAYHALQGDNLDTITLNEDKMRPHLVRCFENEKLRRFPKSKDVSSRKRPERFSSIVITIYCPCLRPDCYDEMVQCDTCTVWYHYKCVRIKVSPLGDWFCPTCRSR
- the LOC135339079 gene encoding uncharacterized protein LOC135339079 isoform X4: MENLQEIENYLRKGEYPPTINSKTEKANFRRKCRQNFKFENGSLYYKKHTKAADAADWRICVRSNEEKSRILEDCHAGTAGGHFGRDRTIDKICSRFYWKSMVEEIREYVKNCSQCQRMNPAFVKTNAKLHPISVQPKVWHQVGIDLIGPLPITPNGSKYVVTLVDYFSKWAEAAPLPDKTAFGVAMFLYNLFCRFGFCEVLISDQGREFVNQVNTELFRFTGTEHRVTSAYHPQTNGLTERFNQTLQTALLKYVNDSQTDWDYHLPAILFAYRTSKQKATKYSPFELMFCRKPVLPIQLELGSEGELEQSWDISAIMTHARAVTKLKDDIHSKAKKNIDNAQEKDKMYYDRKHADKRVFKTGTLVWLRNSARECKKGDKLKPRWLGPYTVVECLDKGVFKIANPKTGKTLKKAVNQQRLKHYHGSDSEKPIFDQHSSLSDPSELSDNHHDESLDQFNPSLTSTPMKDPSKKLWEKNCDFPSSHKPDAPSSHKPAAPSSHKPDVPSSHKPAAPSSHKPDVPSSHKPAAPSSHKPDVPSSHKPDVPSSHKPAAPSSHKPDVPSSHKPAAPSSHKPDVPSSHKPDAHSSRKRDAPFSQVKTASSMEPPLKKQRTTQSVTRKNSSYWVKDLDLRTGDKDVVLAESGMLSDRHMYAAHKLMRMQFPNIEGCYSTLLVQKMSFPAVTSSEATERHHWIATALIKGELFLFDSCFQYGKDLEPSAELQIAQMYKPLIAHNGLLLSVASIQQQSSGSNNCGLFAIAAAYHALQGDNLDTITLNEDKMRPHLVRCFENEKLRRFPKSKDVSSRKRPERFSSIVITIYCPCLRPDCYDEMVQCDTCTVWYHYKCVRIKVSPLGDWFCPTCRSR
- the LOC135339079 gene encoding uncharacterized protein LOC135339079 isoform X3 — translated: MENLQEIENYLRKGEYPPTINSKTEKANFRRKCRQNFKFENGSLYYKKHTKAADAADWRICVRSNEEKSRILEDCHAAGGHFGRDRTIDKICSRFYWKSMVEEIREYVKNCSQCQRMNPAFVKTNAKLHPISVQPKVWHQVGIDLIGPLPITPNGSKYVVTLVDYFSKWAEAAPLPDKTAFGVAMFLYNLFCRFGFCEVLISDQGREFVNQVNTELFRFTGTEHRVTSAYHPQTNGLTERFNQTLQTALLKYVNDSQTDWDYHLPAILFAYRTSKQKATKYSPFELMFCRKPVLPIQLELGSEGELEQSWDISAIMTHARAVTKLKDDIHSKAKKNIDNAQEKDKMYYDRKHADKRVFKTGTLVWLRNSARECKKGDKLKPRWLGPYTVVECLDKGVFKIANPKTGKTLKKAVNQQRLKHYHGSDSEKPIFDQHSSLSDPSELSDNHHDESLDQFNPSLTSTPMKDPSKKLWEKNCDFPSSHKPDAPSSHKPAAPSSHKPDVPSSHKPAAPSSHKPDVPSSHKPAAPSSHKPDVPSSHKPDVPSSHKPAAPSSHKPDVPSSHKPAAPSSHKPDVPSSHKPDAHSSRKRDAPFSQVKTASSMEPPLKKQRTTQSVTRKNSSYWVKDLDLRTGDKDVVLAESGMLSDRHMYAAHKLMRMQFPNIEGCYSTLLVQKMSFPAVTSSEATAVQIFFVTERHHWIATALIKGELFLFDSCFQYGKDLEPSAELQIAQMYKPLIAHNGLLLSVASIQQQSSGSNNCGLFAIAAAYHALQGDNLDTITLNEDKMRPHLVRCFENEKLRRFPKSKDVSSRKRPERFSSIVITIYCPCLRPDCYDEMVQCDTCTVWYHYKCVRIKVSPLGDWFCPTCRSR
- the LOC135339079 gene encoding uncharacterized protein LOC135339079 isoform X2: MENLQEIENYLRKGEYPPTINSKTEKANFRRKCRQNFKFENGSLYYKKHTKAADAADWRICVRSNEEKSRILEDCHAGTAGGHFGRDRTIDKICSRFYWKSMVEEIREYVKNCSQCQRMNPAFVKTNAKLHPISVQPKVWHQVGIDLIGPLPITPNGSKYVVTLVDYFSKWAEAAPLPDKTAFGVAMFLYNLFCRFGFCEVLISDQGREFVNQVNTELFRFTGTEHRVTSAYHPQTNGLTERFNQTLQTALLKYVNDSQTDWDYHLPAILFAYRTSKQKATKYSPFELMFCRKPVLPIQLELGSEGELEQSWDISAIMTHARAVTKLKDDIHSKAKKNIDNAQEKDKMYYDRKHADKRVFKTGTLVWLRNSARECKKGDKLKPRWLGPYTVVECLDKGVFKIANPKTGKTLKKAVNQQRLKHYHGSDSEKPIFDQHSSLSDPSELSDNHHDESLDQFNPSLTSTPMKDPSKLWEKNCDFPSSHKPDAPSSHKPAAPSSHKPDVPSSHKPAAPSSHKPDVPSSHKPAAPSSHKPDVPSSHKPDVPSSHKPAAPSSHKPDVPSSHKPAAPSSHKPDVPSSHKPDAHSSRKRDAPFSQVKTASSMEPPLKKQRTTQSVTRKNSSYWVKDLDLRTGDKDVVLAESGMLSDRHMYAAHKLMRMQFPNIEGCYSTLLVQKMSFPAVTSSEATAVQIFFVTERHHWIATALIKGELFLFDSCFQYGKDLEPSAELQIAQMYKPLIAHNGLLLSVASIQQQSSGSNNCGLFAIAAAYHALQGDNLDTITLNEDKMRPHLVRCFENEKLRRFPKSKDVSSRKRPERFSSIVITIYCPCLRPDCYDEMVQCDTCTVWYHYKCVRIKVSPLGDWFCPTCRSR